The Virgibacillus sp. MSP4-1 genome has a segment encoding these proteins:
- a CDS encoding thiol-disulfide oxidoreductase DCC family protein: protein MKHPDNILYVFYDSWCPICRKAKANIEKADKKHYIELLTIRDSSVYEEYHLAGKNVEERIYSIRNQDGKSFSGIFAILEIAKRIPKYKPLVPFLYISIILGFGQKVYDSIASRREIVPTGHCNEDSCSIHLNEN from the coding sequence ATGAAACATCCTGATAACATCTTATATGTATTCTATGATAGCTGGTGTCCCATCTGCCGCAAAGCTAAAGCTAACATTGAAAAAGCAGACAAAAAGCATTATATAGAGCTCTTAACCATTCGGGACTCAAGCGTTTACGAAGAGTATCATTTAGCAGGAAAAAATGTAGAAGAACGAATATACAGCATTCGTAATCAGGATGGCAAGTCATTTTCCGGAATTTTTGCCATTTTGGAAATTGCTAAACGTATCCCTAAATATAAGCCTCTCGTTCCTTTTCTATATATTTCCATTATACTTGGTTTTGGACAAAAAGTATATGATTCCATTGCCTCAAGAAGGGAAATCGTCCCAACCGGTCATTGTAATGAGGATTCCTGTTCCATTCATCTCAACGAGAATTAG
- a CDS encoding TIGR01777 family oxidoreductase, whose amino-acid sequence MNVLIAGGTGFIGRHLVQSMVQKQNHVYVLTRSHQNPNHSPYLHYITWFTHDEQIFEALPPIDAVINLAGEPINKGRWTRKKKTKIRDSRKQSTQKLLQFMQSSAIKPKVFINASAIGIYGNSNDQEFTERSAPQKNSFPARVCTMWEQEAIQAEQIGIRTVMARIGIVLGKDGGALPRMIMPYKLFAGGRVASGKQWLSWIHIYDLTQLFDYIIHQEAIEGPINMTAPNPVQMDTMGKKIGENLRRPHWFPVPSWILKIIFGEMNEILTEGQKVIPDKALKHGFEFHYSECGQALRQIFREDTNKG is encoded by the coding sequence GTGAATGTATTAATTGCTGGCGGCACAGGCTTTATAGGACGCCATCTGGTACAATCCATGGTTCAGAAACAGAATCATGTTTATGTCCTTACAAGATCGCATCAAAATCCAAATCATTCTCCCTATCTTCACTATATCACATGGTTTACTCATGATGAACAAATTTTTGAAGCCCTTCCACCTATCGATGCAGTCATCAACCTAGCTGGCGAACCAATAAATAAAGGAAGATGGACAAGGAAAAAGAAGACAAAAATACGGGATAGCAGAAAACAATCCACACAAAAACTTTTACAGTTTATGCAAAGCTCTGCGATAAAGCCAAAGGTGTTTATCAATGCTTCGGCTATCGGCATTTATGGAAATTCAAACGACCAGGAATTCACAGAAAGATCCGCCCCCCAAAAAAATAGCTTTCCGGCAAGGGTATGCACTATGTGGGAACAAGAAGCCATTCAAGCGGAACAAATAGGAATACGAACCGTTATGGCAAGAATCGGAATTGTCTTAGGGAAAGATGGCGGTGCTTTGCCGCGAATGATCATGCCCTATAAGTTATTTGCCGGTGGTCGAGTGGCATCAGGAAAACAGTGGTTGTCGTGGATACACATTTATGATCTTACGCAGCTATTTGACTATATCATCCACCAGGAAGCCATTGAAGGGCCGATAAACATGACAGCTCCAAATCCGGTTCAAATGGATACGATGGGGAAAAAGATTGGAGAAAACTTAAGGAGGCCTCACTGGTTTCCTGTACCATCATGGATATTGAAGATCATTTTTGGAGAAATGAATGAGATTTTAACAGAAGGACAAAAAGTAATTCCTGACAAAGCATTAAAGCATGGATTTGAGTTTCATTATTCAGAGTGTGGTCAGGCTTTGCGCCAGATTTTTAGAGAAGACACAAATAAAGGCTGA
- a CDS encoding RicAFT regulatory complex protein RicA family protein has protein sequence MAEYTRKEVVEEANKLANMLANIEEIDRFKQIEAKLNENQKVQDLIRRIKAMQKQAVNLQHYGKKEAQQKAEKELERLQDELDEIPIVAEFKEIQVVVNDILQMVTGTIAREVTNEIVRSTGGDVLTGQTKAQMENDLTHHHH, from the coding sequence ATGGCAGAATATACACGTAAAGAGGTTGTAGAAGAAGCAAATAAACTGGCGAATATGCTGGCTAATATTGAGGAAATCGACCGCTTTAAACAGATTGAAGCAAAACTTAATGAAAATCAAAAAGTACAGGATCTCATACGCCGAATCAAAGCGATGCAGAAGCAGGCTGTTAATTTACAGCATTATGGAAAAAAGGAAGCGCAGCAGAAAGCAGAAAAAGAGCTGGAGCGTCTTCAGGATGAACTGGATGAAATTCCGATTGTAGCCGAGTTTAAGGAAATCCAGGTTGTTGTAAATGATATTCTGCAAATGGTTACTGGAACGATTGCCCGTGAAGTAACCAATGAAATTGTCCGTTCTACCGGTGGCGATGTATTAACCGGACAAACAAAAGCGCAAATGGAAAATGATTTGACTCACCATCATCATTAA
- a CDS encoding 2-oxoacid:acceptor oxidoreductase subunit alpha has product MISQFSWKVGGQQGEGIESTGEIFAAAMNHLGYYLYGYRHFSSRIKGGHTNNKIRVSTTPVRSLQDGLDILVAFDQETIDVNIHELQAEGIVIADAKFNPAIPEGSNVILYAVPFTEIARELGSSLMKNMVAIGASSAFLDLDTNEYYDIVYQTFGRKGTKVVENNMKAIEKGAAFVQSQSEGKPSNLKLLHADGKKRMYMIGNDAISIGLLAGGCRFMAAYPITPASEIMEFMIKHLPDYGGTVIQTEDEMAAATMAIGANYAGVRAITASAGPGLSLMMESIGLAGMTETPLVVIDTQRGGPSTGLPTKQEQSDLMAMIYGTHGEISKIVMAPSTVEEGFYDAVEALNLAEEYQCPVILLSDLQLSLGKQTVDDLDYNQVEIRRGKLDVDPDLPELEKGQYFKRYKVTENGISPRILPGTRNGIFHVTGVEHDETGKPSEKAPNRREQMEKRLLKIKDLPKKFPSPVIKTINDEKPDVLFVGYISTRGAIEEAMARLRQDGFKVNHAHLRLLHPFPSEEIKPLIKTANQVIVVEHNATGQLANLLKMNIGYGDKITSVLKFDGTPFLPGEIYHECMQEVVVYGNR; this is encoded by the coding sequence ATGATAAGTCAGTTTTCATGGAAAGTAGGAGGACAACAGGGAGAGGGAATTGAAAGTACCGGTGAAATTTTTGCTGCAGCTATGAATCACTTAGGTTACTATCTTTATGGCTACAGACATTTTTCATCACGTATTAAAGGAGGTCATACAAATAATAAAATAAGAGTCTCCACAACACCTGTTCGTTCCTTGCAGGATGGATTAGATATTTTAGTAGCCTTTGATCAGGAAACGATTGATGTAAATATCCATGAACTTCAGGCTGAAGGAATTGTAATTGCTGATGCGAAATTTAATCCAGCCATACCTGAGGGTTCTAATGTAATTCTTTACGCCGTTCCATTTACTGAAATAGCAAGAGAATTAGGAAGTTCATTAATGAAAAATATGGTGGCTATTGGTGCATCCAGTGCCTTTCTTGATTTGGACACGAATGAATACTATGATATTGTCTATCAGACTTTTGGCAGAAAAGGAACGAAAGTAGTAGAGAATAATATGAAAGCGATAGAAAAGGGCGCTGCATTTGTTCAATCCCAGTCAGAAGGAAAGCCCTCGAACCTGAAACTGCTGCATGCTGACGGTAAAAAACGCATGTATATGATAGGTAATGACGCCATTTCAATCGGATTATTAGCAGGGGGCTGCCGATTTATGGCTGCTTATCCAATTACACCAGCCTCTGAAATAATGGAATTTATGATTAAGCATTTGCCTGACTATGGCGGAACCGTCATTCAGACAGAAGATGAAATGGCTGCAGCTACAATGGCAATAGGCGCAAATTATGCAGGTGTAAGGGCGATAACGGCTTCTGCTGGTCCAGGTCTGTCTTTAATGATGGAGTCGATTGGATTAGCCGGGATGACCGAAACACCGCTCGTTGTCATTGATACTCAACGGGGTGGGCCGAGTACGGGACTTCCCACTAAACAGGAACAGTCTGACTTAATGGCTATGATTTATGGTACGCATGGGGAAATATCAAAAATTGTTATGGCCCCAAGCACAGTGGAAGAAGGGTTCTATGACGCGGTAGAAGCGCTGAATCTGGCAGAGGAATATCAATGTCCGGTTATTTTATTGTCTGATTTACAATTATCTCTGGGCAAACAAACTGTTGATGATCTTGACTATAATCAGGTGGAAATTAGAAGAGGAAAACTGGATGTTGATCCTGATTTACCTGAATTAGAGAAAGGTCAATATTTTAAACGATACAAAGTTACAGAAAATGGAATATCCCCACGAATATTACCTGGAACCAGAAACGGTATCTTCCATGTTACAGGAGTTGAACATGACGAAACAGGTAAACCTTCAGAAAAGGCTCCGAACCGAAGAGAACAAATGGAAAAGAGACTTCTTAAAATAAAAGACCTTCCGAAAAAATTTCCTTCACCTGTTATAAAAACGATAAACGATGAAAAGCCCGATGTATTATTCGTTGGATATATTTCTACAAGAGGAGCTATTGAAGAAGCAATGGCAAGATTGCGACAGGATGGATTTAAAGTAAACCATGCCCACCTACGATTGCTGCATCCTTTTCCGTCTGAGGAAATAAAGCCTTTAATAAAAACCGCTAATCAGGTGATCGTTGTGGAACATAATGCTACAGGTCAATTAGCGAATCTTTTAAAAATGAATATCGGTTATGGGGATAAAATCACAAGTGTATTGAAATTTGATGGCACCCCATTCCTGCCAGGCGAAATTTATCATGAATGCATGCAGGAGGTGGTTGTTTATGGCAACCGTTAA
- a CDS encoding 2-oxoacid:ferredoxin oxidoreductase subunit beta: MATVKDFRNDVKPNWCPGCGDFSVQASIQRACANIGLEPDNLALVSGIGCSGRISGYVNAYGFHGTHGRVLPIAQGVKMANRDLTVIAAGGDGDGLAIGMGHTIHAIRRNIDITYIIMDNQIYGLTKGQTSPRSEAGFVTNSTPEGSIEPSVNLMEMALSSGATFVAQSFSSDIKDLTSIIEQGIQHKGFSLINVFSPCVTYNKVNTYEWFKENLVKLSSIEDYDSGDRGMAMKTLMEHDSLVTGLIYQNKVRKSYQEMVKGYKEEPLKDEELGMGRRKFDELIQHFI; the protein is encoded by the coding sequence ATGGCAACCGTTAAAGATTTCCGAAACGATGTGAAGCCGAACTGGTGTCCTGGATGTGGTGATTTTTCTGTGCAGGCATCTATTCAACGGGCATGTGCCAACATAGGCTTAGAACCAGATAATCTGGCACTTGTTTCCGGAATTGGCTGTTCAGGAAGAATATCAGGCTATGTGAACGCCTATGGTTTTCATGGCACACATGGACGTGTACTACCGATTGCGCAAGGAGTGAAAATGGCAAATCGGGATTTAACCGTTATCGCAGCCGGTGGGGATGGAGATGGGTTAGCAATTGGAATGGGGCATACGATTCATGCGATTAGAAGAAATATCGATATCACTTATATTATCATGGACAACCAAATTTATGGGTTAACCAAAGGTCAGACATCCCCTAGAAGTGAGGCAGGCTTTGTAACGAATAGTACACCTGAGGGCTCCATTGAACCTTCCGTCAATTTAATGGAAATGGCCCTATCCTCAGGTGCAACATTCGTAGCACAAAGCTTCTCAAGTGATATCAAGGATTTAACGTCTATCATTGAACAGGGCATACAGCATAAAGGGTTCTCTCTGATTAATGTGTTCAGCCCTTGTGTAACCTACAATAAAGTGAACACTTATGAATGGTTTAAGGAAAATCTGGTGAAGCTTTCGTCTATTGAGGATTATGATTCCGGTGACAGAGGGATGGCCATGAAAACGTTAATGGAGCATGACAGTCTGGTTACAGGATTAATCTATCAGAATAAAGTCAGAAAATCGTATCAGGAAATGGTGAAAGGGTATAAGGAAGAACCTTTAAAAGACGAAGAGTTAGGAATGGGGCGTAGAAAATTTGATGAGCTGATTCAGCACTTTATTTAA
- the miaB gene encoding tRNA (N6-isopentenyl adenosine(37)-C2)-methylthiotransferase MiaB: MNEQQRKEMSQIRQDNPADVKSEQDNLDRLKKKTSDDFVKYFQTTYETPNLNKARKRGKQDVNYQEDFTIPDELQNIGRGKKYLIRTYGCQMNEHDTEVMAGILTELGFESTSDANEADIILLNTCAIRENAENKVFGELGHLKPLKQNRPDLILGVCGCMSQEESVVNKILEKHQHVDLIFGTHNIHRLPQLIQEAIFGKEMVVEVWSKEGDVIENLPKARNGKTKAWVNIMYGCDKFCTYCIVPMTRGKERSRRPEDIIQEIRHLAAQGYKEVTLLGQNVNAYGKDLADMDYGLGDLMDEIRKIDIPRVRFTTSHPRDFDDRLIEVLAKGGNLMPYIHLPVQSGSSEVLKRMNRKYTRESYLELVRKIKEAIPHAALTTDIIVGFPNETEEQFEETMTLYEEVGFEGAYTFIYSPREGTPAAKKEDNVPMDVKKQRLYRLNERVNQYSREALKKYQDQVVDVLVEGESKNNPDVLAGYTPESKLVNFRGPKSAIGQIVKVKITNTKSWTLDGEMAEEAVEVN; the protein is encoded by the coding sequence ATGAACGAACAGCAGCGTAAAGAGATGTCACAAATACGTCAAGATAATCCAGCGGACGTAAAATCCGAACAGGATAATCTTGATCGTTTAAAGAAAAAGACATCAGATGATTTTGTTAAATACTTTCAAACTACATATGAAACTCCAAATTTAAACAAAGCCAGAAAGCGTGGCAAGCAGGATGTTAATTATCAAGAAGACTTTACGATTCCTGATGAACTTCAGAACATAGGCCGGGGAAAGAAATATTTGATTCGAACCTATGGATGCCAAATGAATGAACATGACACAGAGGTTATGGCAGGAATTTTAACAGAACTAGGCTTTGAATCAACGTCGGATGCGAATGAAGCGGATATTATCCTGCTGAACACATGTGCCATCCGTGAAAATGCGGAAAATAAGGTGTTTGGTGAGCTGGGTCACTTAAAGCCGCTGAAACAGAATCGTCCGGATCTGATTTTGGGTGTATGCGGTTGTATGTCTCAGGAAGAATCTGTAGTAAATAAAATCTTGGAAAAGCATCAGCATGTTGATCTGATTTTTGGTACTCATAATATCCATCGCCTTCCTCAGCTAATTCAGGAGGCTATATTTGGTAAGGAAATGGTCGTAGAAGTATGGTCAAAAGAAGGCGATGTTATTGAAAATCTTCCCAAAGCCCGTAACGGTAAGACAAAGGCATGGGTAAACATTATGTACGGCTGCGATAAATTCTGTACCTATTGCATTGTCCCTATGACCCGTGGTAAGGAACGCTCCAGACGTCCTGAAGATATCATTCAGGAAATCAGACATCTGGCAGCACAAGGATATAAGGAAGTTACACTGTTAGGTCAAAATGTGAATGCTTACGGAAAAGATTTAGCCGATATGGACTATGGCTTAGGCGATCTGATGGATGAAATTCGTAAAATTGATATTCCAAGGGTTCGCTTTACCACATCCCATCCTCGGGATTTTGATGACCGATTAATAGAAGTACTGGCTAAGGGTGGCAATTTAATGCCGTACATTCATTTACCTGTACAGTCCGGAAGCTCGGAAGTATTGAAACGAATGAATCGTAAATATACAAGGGAAAGTTATCTGGAACTGGTACGTAAAATTAAGGAGGCTATTCCACACGCGGCCTTAACTACAGATATCATTGTCGGTTTCCCTAATGAGACCGAAGAACAATTTGAAGAAACAATGACTTTATATGAAGAAGTTGGATTTGAAGGGGCATACACTTTTATATATTCTCCGCGTGAAGGTACGCCAGCCGCTAAAAAAGAAGACAATGTACCGATGGATGTAAAAAAACAACGCCTTTATCGTTTGAATGAACGCGTCAATCAATATTCCCGGGAAGCATTGAAAAAGTATCAGGACCAGGTTGTGGACGTTCTCGTTGAAGGAGAAAGTAAAAATAATCCGGATGTACTGGCAGGATATACACCTGAAAGCAAGCTTGTGAACTTTAGAGGACCGAAATCAGCTATTGGTCAGATCGTTAAAGTGAAGATTACAAATACAAAAAGCTGGACTCTTGATGGAGAAATGGCAGAGGAAGCTGTAGAGGTGAATTAA